In Campylobacter mucosalis, a single window of DNA contains:
- a CDS encoding phosphatidylserine decarboxylase encodes MNKIISKYFGLLGGFKFPKPIQSFINRAYVSYFKIDMSEFDEPSEYDSLTSLFTRSLKKPREFDADPAIFLSPCDGTCLSYGVSKQARAFSVKGMEYGFRELFMQSMSDDELKLEYDFVNIYLSPRDYHRYHAPCNMQILSAVYIPGKLYSVATSWLKKIDALYTKNERVVLKCKMDNGKFIWLVFVGAINVGKMKFNFDERICTNASANFTQIYSYENLHIKKGEELGRFELGSTILIISEKDCIEYNLFEQKTIKQAESIGMIK; translated from the coding sequence TTGAATAAGATTATTTCTAAGTATTTTGGCTTATTGGGTGGTTTTAAATTTCCAAAACCGATTCAAAGCTTTATAAACAGGGCATATGTTTCTTATTTTAAGATAGATATGAGCGAATTTGATGAGCCTAGCGAGTATGATAGCCTAACTTCGCTTTTTACTCGCTCTTTAAAAAAGCCAAGGGAATTTGACGCCGATCCTGCGATTTTTCTTAGCCCTTGTGACGGCACTTGCCTTAGCTATGGGGTTAGCAAACAGGCTAGGGCGTTTAGCGTTAAAGGTATGGAGTATGGCTTTAGGGAGCTTTTTATGCAGTCAATGAGTGATGATGAGCTAAAGCTTGAGTATGATTTTGTCAATATCTACTTAAGCCCTCGTGACTATCATCGCTATCACGCACCTTGCAATATGCAAATTTTATCAGCCGTTTATATCCCTGGCAAACTTTACAGCGTGGCGACAAGTTGGCTTAAAAAAATAGATGCTTTATATACAAAAAATGAGCGAGTTGTCCTAAAATGTAAGATGGATAACGGCAAATTTATTTGGCTAGTTTTTGTAGGTGCTATAAATGTAGGAAAGATGAAATTTAACTTTGATGAACGCATTTGCACCAACGCCTCGGCGAATTTTACGCAAATTTATAGCTATGAAAATTTGCATATTAAAAAGGGCGAGGAGCTTGGCAGGTTTGAGCTTGGCTCGACGATACTTATTATTAGCGAAAAAGACTGCATTGAGTATAATCTTTTTGAGCAAAAAACTATCAAACAAGCCGAAAGCATCGGTATGATAAAATAA
- a CDS encoding c-type cytochrome, translating to MKIFKSLCAVCIFGACAFGASEVYYIRANGDFGKQLSEMAKQYASENNKTVEVFVDEDPRRYKDTRILKAGVDRKGRYSASLGKELFQNQCASCHGDDATKRPGGIRQPLSSMDAKDIEDAIVAYRSDSSFGGSMKSVMQGIAKTISNNDLGAIIAHLKGKDAYAGDIAQENKPVSTEKKQGSYLR from the coding sequence ATGAAAATTTTTAAATCTTTATGTGCCGTTTGTATTTTTGGAGCTTGTGCTTTTGGGGCTTCTGAGGTTTATTATATCAGGGCGAACGGGGATTTTGGCAAACAGCTTTCAGAAATGGCAAAACAATACGCTAGTGAAAATAACAAAACCGTCGAAGTTTTTGTTGATGAGGATCCAAGAAGATACAAAGATACTAGAATTTTAAAAGCTGGAGTGGATAGAAAGGGGCGCTACTCTGCCTCTCTTGGAAAAGAACTTTTTCAAAACCAGTGTGCCTCTTGCCACGGCGATGACGCTACAAAAAGACCAGGAGGTATACGTCAACCTTTGTCTAGTATGGACGCAAAAGATATAGAAGACGCCATAGTTGCTTATCGTTCGGATAGTTCATTTGGCGGTAGTATGAAGAGTGTTATGCAAGGCATTGCTAAAACCATTTCAAATAACGATTTGGGTGCAATTATCGCTCATTTAAAGGGCAAAGACGCGTATGCTGGTGATATAGCACAAGAAAACAAGCCGGTTTCGACAGAGAAAAAGCAAGGAAGCTATTTAAGGTAA
- a CDS encoding ABC-F family ATP-binding cassette domain-containing protein codes for MLEIKGLTQRFANSLLFEDVNLKLNRNNRYGLIGANGAGKSTFLKILSGQIESSSGEIVIENGLKVGVLGQDQFAFENFTLKDAVLYGNKRLYDAVKEKEKLYLSEEFTDAINERLSELEIICAEEDPTYEYETRIEKILSSLGLNEFEKLMSEVENSDKVKVLLAQVLFPKPDILFLDEPTNNLDIDAIAWLENELNRHEGTLVVISHDRHFLNRVCTHILDVDFKKIREFSGNYDDWYMAANLIAKQNEMERDKKLKEKEELEKFIARFSANASKARQATSRAKQLEKLDIAEIAVSSRRDPSILFRTNREIGNELIEIKNLYKKFDDKIIFENLNFKLEKGDKVAIIGANGVGKTTLCKLLMGELKPDKGEIHVGATIELGYFAQDVVNKISGDLKLYEYLQDAKNKDIDEIRKCLGRMLFSGADQEKAVGALSGGEKHRVRLAQLMLHRPNLLIMDEPNNHLDLEAIIALGEAFYNFSGSVICVSHDRELIDAFANRILHLKGNGEVIDYKGTYEEYRSSLGLEI; via the coding sequence ATGTTAGAAATTAAAGGGCTTACTCAAAGATTTGCAAATTCTTTGCTATTTGAAGATGTAAATTTAAAACTAAATCGCAACAATCGCTACGGCTTAATCGGTGCAAATGGTGCTGGTAAATCGACATTTTTAAAGATTCTAAGCGGACAGATAGAGTCAAGCAGTGGTGAGATAGTAATCGAAAACGGCTTAAAAGTTGGGGTGCTTGGGCAAGATCAGTTTGCTTTTGAAAATTTCACGCTAAAAGACGCCGTTTTATACGGCAACAAACGCCTTTATGACGCAGTAAAAGAGAAAGAAAAGCTATATTTAAGCGAGGAATTTACAGACGCTATCAATGAGCGTTTAAGCGAACTTGAAATCATCTGTGCCGAAGAAGATCCGACCTATGAATACGAAACTAGGATTGAAAAAATCCTAAGTTCACTTGGGCTAAATGAGTTTGAAAAACTAATGAGCGAGGTTGAAAATTCCGATAAAGTTAAGGTTTTACTCGCACAAGTTTTGTTTCCAAAACCAGATATTTTGTTTTTAGATGAGCCAACAAACAACCTTGATATTGACGCTATTGCTTGGCTTGAAAACGAGTTAAATCGCCACGAAGGCACACTTGTGGTTATCAGCCACGACAGGCACTTTTTAAATAGGGTTTGCACACATATTTTAGACGTAGATTTTAAAAAGATCCGTGAGTTTAGCGGTAACTACGACGATTGGTATATGGCTGCAAATTTAATCGCAAAACAAAACGAGATGGAGCGTGACAAAAAGCTAAAAGAGAAAGAAGAGCTTGAAAAATTTATCGCTCGTTTTAGTGCAAACGCTTCAAAAGCACGTCAGGCAACAAGCCGTGCAAAACAGCTTGAAAAACTAGATATCGCCGAGATTGCCGTATCATCTAGACGCGATCCTAGCATTTTGTTTCGCACAAATAGAGAGATAGGTAACGAGCTAATTGAGATTAAAAATTTATATAAGAAATTTGACGATAAGATCATCTTTGAAAATTTAAATTTCAAACTAGAAAAGGGCGATAAAGTCGCTATCATCGGAGCTAACGGTGTTGGTAAAACCACGCTTTGTAAATTACTAATGGGCGAGTTAAAGCCGGATAAGGGCGAAATTCACGTAGGAGCCACCATTGAGCTTGGATATTTTGCGCAAGATGTGGTAAATAAAATTAGTGGCGATTTAAAGCTTTATGAGTATCTGCAGGATGCTAAAAATAAAGACATTGATGAAATTCGCAAATGCCTTGGCAGAATGCTTTTTAGCGGTGCCGATCAAGAAAAAGCCGTTGGTGCTTTAAGTGGTGGCGAAAAGCACAGAGTCCGCCTAGCCCAGTTAATGCTTCATCGCCCAAATTTGCTAATAATGGACGAGCCAAACAATCACCTTGACCTTGAAGCAATCATCGCACTTGGCGAGGCGTTTTATAATTTTAGCGGAAGTGTAATCTGTGTAAGCCACGACAGAGAGCTAATTGACGCATTTGCAAATAGAATTTTGCACCTAAAAGGCAACGGCGAAGTTATCGACTACAAAGGCACTTATGAAGAGTATCGTTCTAGTTTGGGGCTTGAGATATAA
- a CDS encoding DUF4910 domain-containing protein, with the protein MFSLAKSLFKIHRSITGKGFNTSLDIVLNHAMGGGSACFLKPQTYKNAKNFRFYEIKLEISNVKSGTKIYDWVVPNEWEIDDAFIITPSGKKICDFKRLNLHVLGYSEAVDKFLSLDELKTHLYTLPDLPNAVPYATSYYERRWGFCIAKNELDTLETGTYHAVIKSSFKKDGHLRYARIFIPATQKTDETILISTYLCHPQMANNELSGPVVWANLVRFVRGLNTRRYNYEFVITPETIGSICYIHENFSRLKQNVKGGFVLTCIGDEREYSLVLSPNEQRLSDKIALHTIKHRTNKPKIYSFKERGSDERQYNTPALDLGVVALSRSKFGEYKEYHTSLDDFSVVTKNGLNGGFLYARNCILNLETNAKFVLNTICEPNLGKRGLIRTLSLGKNHEAQMILRNFLAFCDGKNDTLKIAEILGVELYKLRPIIEVLLKNNLIKEVK; encoded by the coding sequence ATGTTTAGCCTTGCAAAAAGCCTCTTTAAAATTCACCGAAGCATTACTGGCAAAGGCTTTAACACGAGCTTAGATATTGTCCTAAACCACGCAATGGGGGGGGGTAGCGCATGTTTTTTAAAACCCCAAACCTATAAAAATGCTAAAAATTTCAGATTTTATGAGATAAAACTAGAGATTTCTAACGTAAAATCAGGCACAAAAATTTACGACTGGGTCGTGCCAAATGAGTGGGAGATAGATGACGCTTTTATCATCACGCCAAGTGGTAAGAAAATCTGTGACTTTAAACGCCTAAATTTGCACGTTTTAGGCTATTCAGAAGCGGTTGATAAATTTTTAAGCCTAGATGAGCTAAAAACGCACCTTTACACCTTACCAGACCTGCCAAACGCCGTGCCTTACGCTACTAGCTACTATGAAAGGCGTTGGGGCTTTTGTATCGCTAAAAACGAGCTTGACACGCTAGAAACTGGCACTTATCACGCCGTGATAAAATCAAGCTTTAAAAAAGACGGACACCTAAGATACGCTAGAATTTTCATCCCAGCCACGCAAAAAACCGACGAAACTATCCTAATCTCAACCTACCTTTGCCACCCACAAATGGCAAACAACGAGCTTTCAGGGCCTGTCGTGTGGGCAAATTTGGTGCGTTTTGTTAGGGGCTTAAACACTCGCCGTTACAATTATGAGTTTGTAATCACTCCTGAAACAATCGGCTCAATCTGCTATATCCACGAAAATTTCAGCCGTTTAAAGCAAAACGTAAAGGGCGGTTTTGTACTAACTTGTATAGGCGATGAGCGTGAATACAGCCTTGTTTTAAGCCCAAATGAGCAAAGATTAAGCGATAAAATCGCACTTCACACGATAAAACACCGCACAAACAAGCCAAAAATTTACAGCTTTAAAGAGCGTGGCAGCGATGAGAGACAATACAACACACCAGCTCTAGATTTGGGCGTTGTGGCACTAAGTCGCTCAAAATTTGGCGAATACAAAGAGTATCACACCAGCCTTGATGATTTTAGTGTCGTTACAAAAAATGGGCTAAATGGCGGATTTTTATACGCTAGAAACTGCATTTTAAACCTTGAAACAAACGCAAAATTTGTGCTAAATACCATTTGTGAGCCAAATTTAGGCAAACGTGGGCTAATTAGAACGCTAAGTCTAGGCAAAAATCACGAAGCACAGATGATTTTACGTAACTTTTTAGCCTTTTGTGATGGCAAAAACGACACCTTAAAAATCGCAGAAATTTTAGGCGTTGAGCTTTATAAACTTCGCCCTATCATTGAAGTTTTATTAAAAAATAATTTAATAAAAGAGGTAAAATGA
- a CDS encoding Fic family protein, whose protein sequence is MTQEENIFFAKRNLVDSIWKSANLEGINITFPETQMIISGFSVGGKTIEEITIITNLKRAWEYLFATINDEVNLDYLQDIHRLVGRDVVLNFGFLRTTNVKISGTNYAPVLPVDYEVRAKIDEILSSDNKLDVALDMMLYIARSQLFFDGNKRTAMLTANKILIQNGLGILSVSKDNMIEFFTKLVKFYETNDSQEIKVFCKEKCIETLKFQDNGHENKNKQSSCVSKNTNKFLIQSTKFTQMGRGSASL, encoded by the coding sequence ATGACCCAAGAAGAAAATATCTTTTTTGCTAAACGAAATTTGGTGGATAGCATTTGGAAGTCGGCTAACTTAGAGGGGATAAATATTACTTTTCCTGAAACTCAAATGATAATAAGTGGGTTTAGCGTGGGCGGCAAGACCATTGAAGAAATAACGATAATTACTAATTTAAAAAGGGCGTGGGAGTATCTTTTTGCGACAATAAATGATGAAGTAAATCTAGACTATTTACAAGATATTCATAGATTAGTTGGCAGGGACGTAGTCCTAAATTTTGGCTTTTTAAGAACGACTAATGTTAAAATTTCAGGGACTAACTACGCCCCTGTTTTGCCAGTAGATTATGAAGTAAGAGCCAAAATAGATGAGATATTAAGTAGCGATAACAAGCTAGACGTCGCACTAGATATGATGCTTTATATCGCACGCTCACAGCTATTTTTTGACGGCAATAAAAGAACAGCAATGCTTACGGCTAATAAAATTCTAATCCAAAATGGGCTAGGCATACTCTCGGTTAGCAAAGATAATATGATTGAATTTTTTACTAAACTTGTAAAATTTTATGAAACAAACGATAGTCAAGAGATTAAGGTATTTTGCAAAGAAAAGTGTATAGAAACACTTAAATTTCAAGACAATGGTCACGAGAATAAAAATAAACAAAGTAGTTGCGTGTCTAAAAACACAAATAAATTTTTAATACAAAGCACGAAATTTACACAAATGGGGAGGGGTAGTGCGAGTTTATAA
- a CDS encoding amino acid adenylation domain-containing protein: MKHVSEFLRLSAKNFSTKTAVVCGDKSINFKVLDELSDKVASEILRANIKKEPIFILLPKDIWCIVAFFGVIKSGNFYAIIDENSPKERLLSVTHKIKPKLLITSKNFDFSFLNIKTIFDSDFKNFKTDTALLNTAKSTFLDVDLAYILFTSGSTGTPKGFAVNHKNLIDYATWAVECFGINSTDNVANQAHFHFDKSVLDIYPSILSGATLHILKGQDWAFPDKIMGYFKDKNITQTGITPQIINYFANTNALIALPHLKRVFISGEITPVKQVKMWINAYKNAKIINLYGASEITGVCSYFVCERELKDDEILPIGKACENTEILLLSDDLNQIFTPYKKGEIYVRGSCVSSGYYNDNELTKMAFVQNPLNDKFIDLVYKTGDIGYFNENYELVCAGRADNQIKLKGHRIELGEIECVLSTHEGVKNVACVFENERIFAFYESEIELDLREFLSIKLPKYMLPRHFIRVSKFKLNNNTKIDRKILKQIAKDFK, encoded by the coding sequence ATGAAACACGTTAGCGAGTTTTTAAGGCTTAGTGCTAAAAATTTTAGCACTAAAACGGCAGTTGTTTGTGGCGATAAGAGCATTAATTTTAAGGTGCTTGATGAGTTAAGCGACAAGGTCGCAAGTGAAATTTTAAGAGCAAATATCAAAAAAGAGCCGATTTTTATCCTTTTACCAAAGGATATTTGGTGCATTGTGGCGTTTTTTGGCGTGATAAAAAGTGGGAATTTTTACGCAATAATTGATGAAAACAGCCCAAAAGAACGCCTTTTAAGCGTAACTCACAAGATTAAGCCAAAGCTATTAATTACAAGTAAAAATTTTGATTTTAGCTTTTTAAATATCAAAACGATTTTTGATAGCGATTTTAAAAATTTCAAAACTGATACAGCACTTTTAAACACCGCAAAATCCACATTTTTAGACGTTGATTTAGCCTATATTTTATTTACATCTGGCTCAACTGGCACACCAAAGGGGTTTGCTGTAAATCATAAAAATTTAATTGATTATGCCACGTGGGCAGTTGAGTGTTTTGGCATAAATAGCACTGATAACGTGGCAAATCAGGCACATTTTCACTTTGATAAATCAGTCCTTGATATCTACCCAAGCATTCTTAGCGGTGCTACGCTTCACATTTTAAAGGGTCAAGACTGGGCGTTTCCAGATAAAATTATGGGGTATTTTAAGGATAAAAATATCACTCAAACTGGCATTACACCCCAAATCATTAACTATTTTGCAAATACAAACGCCCTAATCGCCCTGCCACATTTAAAGCGTGTCTTTATCTCTGGCGAAATTACCCCAGTAAAACAGGTAAAAATGTGGATAAATGCCTACAAAAACGCCAAAATCATCAACCTTTATGGTGCTAGTGAAATCACTGGGGTTTGCTCGTATTTTGTGTGCGAAAGAGAGCTTAAAGATGATGAGATACTACCCATTGGCAAGGCGTGTGAAAACACCGAAATTTTACTGCTTAGCGATGATTTAAACCAAATTTTCACGCCATATAAAAAGGGCGAAATTTACGTTCGTGGCAGTTGCGTTTCTAGCGGATATTATAATGATAATGAGCTTACAAAAATGGCTTTCGTGCAAAATCCGCTAAACGATAAATTTATTGATTTGGTTTATAAAACCGGCGATATTGGTTATTTTAATGAAAATTACGAGCTAGTTTGTGCTGGACGTGCTGATAATCAGATTAAGCTAAAAGGACACAGGATAGAACTTGGCGAGATTGAGTGCGTTTTAAGCACACACGAGGGGGTTAAAAACGTCGCTTGTGTATTTGAAAATGAGCGAATTTTTGCCTTTTATGAGAGCGAGATTGAGCTTGATTTACGAGAATTTTTAAGCATCAAACTACCAAAATATATGCTCCCACGCCATTTTATTAGAGTTAGTAAATTTAAATTAAACAACAACACAAAAATTGACAGAAAAATTTTAAAACAGATTGCAAAGGATTTTAAATGA
- a CDS encoding AAC(3) family N-acetyltransferase, with protein sequence MLSFEGKIYTKDELITTLKSLGIKNGDTLLIHAELFRLGKITNKSRFLGDLVDCFLSVVGKNGTIVMPTFTYSFCRNEVYDKLNSKSTVGVLSEYFRHLGGVVRTDDPIFSFAIYGKDKDEYLKPTTSCFGEGCVYEILHKKGAKFLCFGDASKGWTFYLYAEQKIGVSYRYFKEFSGDFIDENGVKSHKSIKYFVRKLEAKSILDKQKQIKMLKDSGNFNYAKFGGGDMVLIDLARYYDTFKSVIKADENTLLKE encoded by the coding sequence ATGCTTAGTTTTGAAGGCAAAATTTACACAAAAGATGAGCTAATTACCACGCTAAAATCTCTTGGGATTAAAAATGGCGATACTCTTTTAATCCACGCTGAGCTGTTTAGGCTTGGTAAAATCACAAATAAAAGCCGATTTTTAGGCGATTTGGTTGATTGTTTTTTAAGCGTGGTGGGTAAAAACGGCACGATAGTAATGCCAACATTTACATATAGTTTTTGTCGTAATGAGGTCTATGATAAGCTAAACTCAAAAAGCACCGTTGGGGTTTTAAGCGAGTATTTTAGGCATTTAGGCGGTGTTGTAAGGACTGATGATCCGATTTTTTCATTTGCAATTTACGGCAAGGATAAAGATGAGTATTTAAAGCCTACAACTAGCTGTTTTGGTGAGGGTTGTGTCTATGAAATTTTGCACAAAAAGGGGGCTAAGTTTCTTTGTTTTGGCGATGCTAGCAAGGGCTGGACATTTTATCTTTATGCCGAGCAAAAAATTGGCGTTAGCTACCGATATTTTAAGGAATTTAGCGGTGATTTTATTGATGAAAACGGCGTAAAAAGCCACAAAAGCATAAAATATTTTGTAAGAAAGCTTGAAGCTAAAAGTATTCTTGATAAGCAAAAACAGATAAAAATGCTAAAAGATAGTGGCAATTTTAACTACGCAAAATTTGGCGGAGGTGATATGGTTTTAATTGATTTAGCTAGGTATTATGACACTTTTAAAAGTGTCATAAAAGCCGATGAAAACACACTTTTAAAGGAGTAG
- a CDS encoding class I SAM-dependent methyltransferase, with amino-acid sequence MKNQKMGGGYGLIYWDKNYQNSQNPTYPVSYVTDFAFSYLKSEAKVLDLGCGAGRHVSFLAQNGFKAYGCDYSKDGIKSTQNLLKSQNLSADLKVCNMLSLPYEDEFFDGLINYGVLMYAGSKERILRAVDEIYRVLKTGGVAFFQFRNLGDDRYKTGILKSKYEVITNQQKGKMGFDENGVEIYYFDRDKVKRIFNKFEILEINEVSRSYDDDSYKISYFLVILKKGCQ; translated from the coding sequence TTGAAAAATCAAAAAATGGGGGGGGGTTACGGCTTGATTTACTGGGATAAAAATTACCAAAATAGCCAAAATCCGACCTATCCAGTAAGCTATGTAACAGATTTTGCATTTAGCTATTTAAAAAGCGAAGCAAAAGTGCTTGATTTAGGTTGTGGGGCTGGTAGGCACGTTAGTTTTTTGGCACAAAATGGCTTTAAAGCGTATGGGTGTGACTACTCAAAAGACGGGATAAAAAGCACGCAAAACCTGCTAAAAAGTCAAAATTTAAGTGCGGACTTAAAGGTTTGTAATATGCTATCTTTGCCTTATGAAGATGAGTTTTTTGACGGGCTTATAAATTATGGTGTTTTAATGTATGCTGGGAGCAAAGAGCGAATTTTAAGGGCTGTTGATGAAATTTACAGGGTGCTAAAAACTGGCGGTGTGGCGTTTTTTCAGTTTAGAAATTTGGGTGATGACAGATATAAAACTGGGATTTTAAAGTCAAAATACGAGGTCATCACAAATCAGCAAAAAGGCAAAATGGGCTTTGATGAAAACGGCGTTGAGATTTACTACTTTGACAGAGATAAAGTTAAACGAATATTTAATAAATTTGAAATTTTAGAGATAAATGAGGTTAGCCGAAGTTACGATGATGACAGCTACAAAATCAGCTATTTTTTAGTTATTTTAAAAAAAGGATGTCAATGA